One Streptomyces drozdowiczii DNA segment encodes these proteins:
- a CDS encoding trypsin-like peptidase domain-containing protein, producing MTFGEQGGAEGALGPAQAALMDLVQDATVRIHRPPSGYAQDGPEGDFLGSGFFVAPSWVLTCAHVATRGEGGMVGVWFKEDRYSAELTEVPGRVVAALPGTRPPGPGGWPAPDLALIQLQRPVEHPCVYVTERSEALLRSREVRCVGWAPVQGGGLRNRSGVCVVKGSYGGSGDAEQVVRIDGDWVELGMSGGPLVDLARGEVVGVIKSQINGHQGGTAVGVERLRTLEVPAGPVETETDDIYQSVFHAHDRYHADRHTSSAGTERTWTDAQSDLPDPPGGILGPKLRAELLGRLAELSPPASTRSLLTLLDRLPGVYARDHRPAPRGWRDGLGALYDARARDREARFELIVRYCMGVLAADRPCGQLSVRNAKALWGWVKRIADTELPRDLRRQLDVEWAAIRLRLEQNRQRAARAPAGDPVRYGERDCVVLHVDLQGWARDQYDWRVAVDRRAAEAEPVDEDSRGVPLGTVPDRLAAALTEAFRRCDEPDSPAMLQVVVAPALFGLPVDDWVLPPSGTRLGAVRPVVLRSPYQGAAEERPARWDAGLAAAIRAEVVDCEDELRVRVPESARLRTLAHGTVPVLCRYGSLPDPEVTAGVVRLLDSGFGVALLQRRTAEGDTVCKEFHRRVAEAVSDTRTHDRLPWKIHELRRGVSAGRTETYWSAGAALYYDDPHRPLPGSDFLEAP from the coding sequence ATGACCTTCGGGGAACAGGGGGGCGCAGAGGGGGCCCTCGGTCCCGCCCAGGCCGCCCTCATGGACCTCGTCCAGGACGCCACCGTACGCATCCATCGCCCGCCGTCCGGGTATGCCCAGGACGGGCCGGAAGGGGACTTCCTGGGCAGCGGATTCTTCGTCGCACCCAGCTGGGTCCTCACCTGTGCGCATGTGGCGACGCGGGGGGAGGGGGGCATGGTGGGCGTGTGGTTCAAGGAGGACCGCTACAGCGCGGAACTGACCGAGGTGCCGGGCCGTGTCGTCGCCGCCCTGCCCGGCACCCGGCCCCCCGGCCCGGGCGGCTGGCCGGCCCCCGACCTCGCGCTGATCCAGCTCCAGCGCCCCGTCGAGCACCCCTGCGTGTACGTCACCGAGCGGTCCGAGGCCCTGCTCCGCAGCCGCGAGGTGCGCTGCGTCGGCTGGGCGCCCGTCCAGGGCGGCGGGCTCCGGAACCGCAGCGGCGTCTGCGTCGTCAAGGGCTCGTACGGGGGATCGGGCGACGCCGAACAGGTCGTCAGGATCGACGGCGACTGGGTGGAGCTCGGCATGTCCGGCGGCCCCCTGGTCGACCTGGCCCGGGGCGAGGTCGTCGGCGTCATCAAGTCGCAGATCAACGGCCACCAGGGCGGCACCGCCGTCGGCGTCGAGCGGCTGCGCACCCTGGAGGTGCCGGCCGGGCCCGTCGAGACCGAGACCGACGACATATACCAGTCCGTCTTCCACGCCCACGACCGCTACCACGCCGACCGGCACACCAGCTCCGCCGGCACCGAGCGGACCTGGACCGACGCGCAGAGCGACCTGCCCGACCCGCCCGGCGGCATCCTCGGCCCCAAGCTGCGCGCCGAACTCCTCGGCCGCCTCGCGGAGCTGTCGCCCCCGGCCAGCACCCGGTCGCTGCTGACGCTGCTCGACCGGCTGCCCGGGGTGTACGCCCGCGACCACCGACCGGCCCCGCGCGGCTGGCGCGACGGACTCGGCGCGCTCTACGACGCCCGCGCCCGCGACCGCGAGGCCCGGTTCGAGCTGATCGTCCGCTACTGCATGGGCGTCCTCGCGGCGGACCGCCCCTGCGGCCAGCTCTCGGTGCGCAACGCCAAGGCGCTCTGGGGCTGGGTCAAGCGCATCGCCGACACCGAACTCCCCCGCGACCTTCGGCGGCAGCTCGACGTGGAGTGGGCCGCGATCCGGCTCCGCCTGGAACAGAACCGCCAGCGGGCCGCCCGCGCCCCGGCGGGCGATCCCGTCCGCTACGGCGAACGCGACTGCGTCGTGCTCCATGTGGACCTCCAGGGCTGGGCCCGCGACCAGTACGACTGGCGGGTCGCCGTGGACCGCCGGGCCGCGGAGGCCGAGCCCGTGGACGAGGACAGCCGCGGCGTGCCGCTCGGCACCGTGCCGGACCGGCTCGCCGCCGCGCTGACCGAGGCGTTCCGGCGGTGCGACGAACCGGACAGCCCCGCCATGCTCCAGGTCGTCGTCGCGCCCGCGCTCTTCGGGCTCCCGGTGGACGACTGGGTGCTGCCGCCGTCCGGGACGCGGCTCGGAGCCGTACGCCCGGTGGTGCTGCGCAGCCCGTACCAGGGGGCGGCCGAGGAGCGGCCCGCCCGGTGGGACGCGGGGCTCGCGGCCGCGATCCGGGCCGAGGTGGTCGACTGCGAGGACGAATTGCGGGTACGTGTACCGGAGTCGGCGCGGCTGCGCACCCTGGCCCACGGGACCGTGCCCGTCCTGTGCCGCTACGGCAGCCTGCCGGACCCCGAGGTGACGGCCGGGGTGGTGCGGCTGCTCGACAGCGGCTTCGGCGTGGCGCTGCTCCAGCGGCGCACGGCGGAGGGCGACACGGTCTGCAAGGAGTTCCACCGGCGCGTGGCCGAGGCGGTGTCGGACACCCGCACCCACGACCGGCTGCCGTGGAAGATCCATGAACTGAGACGCGGGGTGAGCGCGGGGCGGACGGAGACGTACTGGTCCGCCGGCGCGGCCCTCTACTACGACGATCCGCACCGACCGCTGCCGGGTTCCGACTTCCTGGAGGCGCCGTGA
- a CDS encoding CU044_2847 family protein: protein MGDSGSRITRIELPDGTPVWARISGAEELTGPAPGGGPTYTDTGFGDIADQVQARVESLHSVVTGVARSLAVPLRAVRPDEVSVEFGIELTAKAGKVVGLLADGEAKGAITVTLTWNGGGPPIDAPPPAPVPAQTAPPFAPPATPPGAGAPPGFPPAGAPPGAPAHPGGADDPDGGGA from the coding sequence ATGGGTGACAGTGGGTCCCGTATTACGCGCATTGAGCTGCCGGACGGCACACCGGTCTGGGCCAGGATCTCCGGGGCCGAGGAGCTGACCGGGCCGGCGCCCGGGGGCGGTCCGACCTATACGGACACCGGGTTCGGGGACATCGCGGACCAGGTGCAGGCCCGGGTCGAGAGCCTGCACTCCGTGGTGACCGGCGTGGCGCGCTCGCTCGCCGTGCCGTTGCGCGCGGTGCGGCCGGACGAGGTGAGCGTCGAGTTCGGCATCGAGCTGACCGCCAAGGCCGGGAAGGTCGTCGGGCTGCTCGCGGACGGCGAGGCCAAGGGCGCCATCACGGTCACGCTGACCTGGAACGGCGGCGGGCCGCCCATCGACGCGCCCCCGCCCGCCCCCGTACCGGCGCAGACGGCCCCGCCCTTCGCGCCCCCCGCCACGCCGCCGGGCGCCGGTGCACCTCCCGGCTTCCCGCCCGCCGGGGCACCCCCCGGCGCACCGGCACACCCCGGCGGTGCGGACGACCCCGACGGCGGCGGGGCATGA
- a CDS encoding DUF6104 family protein → MYFTDRGIEELEKRRGEEEVTFEWLAEQLRTFVDLNPDFEVPVERLATWLARLDDEDEDE, encoded by the coding sequence ATGTACTTCACCGACCGCGGTATCGAGGAGCTGGAGAAGCGGCGAGGCGAGGAGGAGGTCACTTTCGAGTGGCTCGCCGAGCAGCTTCGTACGTTCGTCGATCTCAATCCCGACTTCGAGGTGCCGGTCGAGCGCCTTGCCACCTGGCTGGCCCGTCTGGACGACGAGGACGAGGACGAGTAG
- a CDS encoding DUF4097 family beta strand repeat-containing protein, protein MPVSTWSVAEPRKLAFEEPVTALKVRIVNGTVNVVGTDEPTARLEVSAIEGPPLVVTQEDGVLTVAYEDLAWQNLLKWFDRKEWRRTAVVSLAVPAGSSVEVGVVGAGAFVSGVRGRTEVRGVTGDTTLVKLSGPVGAETVSGSIEAQSVTGDLRFKSVSGELTVVEGAGASVKAESVSGGMVLDLDPTGKPTDIRLTTVSGEIAIRLPHPADARVEANTASGSVSNGFEDLRVSGQWGAKKITGTLGSGTGTLRATTVSGSIALLRRPPADEEPYDAEPTGKVL, encoded by the coding sequence ATGCCTGTCTCGACGTGGTCCGTCGCCGAGCCTCGGAAACTGGCCTTCGAGGAGCCCGTGACCGCGCTGAAGGTGCGCATCGTCAACGGCACGGTCAACGTGGTCGGCACCGACGAGCCGACCGCGCGCCTGGAGGTCTCCGCCATCGAGGGCCCGCCGCTGGTCGTGACGCAGGAGGACGGCGTCCTGACCGTGGCGTACGAGGACCTGGCCTGGCAGAACCTGCTGAAGTGGTTCGACCGCAAGGAGTGGCGCCGCACCGCGGTCGTCTCGCTCGCCGTCCCGGCCGGCTCCTCGGTGGAGGTCGGCGTGGTCGGCGCCGGGGCCTTCGTCTCCGGCGTCCGGGGCCGTACGGAGGTGCGCGGCGTCACCGGTGACACCACGCTCGTCAAGCTCTCCGGGCCGGTGGGCGCGGAGACCGTGTCGGGCAGCATCGAGGCCCAGTCCGTCACCGGGGACCTGCGCTTCAAGTCGGTCTCCGGCGAACTGACGGTGGTCGAGGGCGCGGGCGCCTCCGTGAAGGCGGAGTCCGTCAGCGGCGGCATGGTGCTCGACCTGGACCCGACCGGGAAGCCCACGGACATCCGGCTGACCACGGTCTCCGGCGAGATCGCCATCCGGCTGCCGCACCCGGCCGACGCCCGGGTGGAGGCGAACACCGCGAGCGGTTCCGTCTCCAACGGCTTCGAGGACCTGCGGGTCAGCGGCCAGTGGGGCGCGAAGAAGATCACCGGCACGCTGGGCTCCGGCACCGGCACCCTGCGCGCGACGACCGTATCGGGGTCGATCGCGCTGCTGCGCCGACCCCCGGCCGACGAGGAACCGTACGACGCCGAGCCGACCGGAAAGGTGCTCTGA
- a CDS encoding PadR family transcriptional regulator, with the protein MPPVFAHGRLRLYLLKLLDEAPRHGYEVIRLLEERFQGLYAPSAGTVYPRLAKLEAEGLVTHATEGGRKVYSITDAGRTELADRTGELADLELEIRESVSELAAEMRDDVRGAAGKLRSEMRAAADESRHVPGAAPGTKAPFGDIGDHEAWRTAKDELRKAKQEWKEQARRAKDESRRARQDAQQARRQAKEAQDRAREQMQQAARQVQEHFARGDWPAGVREGLAEITGRLGGFAGTGSWGPYAKPDAANADPEWGRDAGGTGDPARDLDRLLDRFRDEIRDAARDHGVTEAQLAEVRRHLATAAAQVGAVLRGDGEK; encoded by the coding sequence ATGCCCCCCGTATTCGCCCACGGCCGTCTCCGGCTGTACCTCCTCAAGCTGCTGGACGAGGCGCCCCGGCACGGCTACGAGGTGATCCGCCTGCTGGAGGAGCGCTTCCAGGGCCTGTACGCGCCCTCGGCCGGCACGGTCTACCCCCGGCTGGCCAAGCTGGAGGCCGAGGGCCTGGTCACGCATGCCACGGAGGGCGGCCGCAAGGTCTACTCGATCACCGACGCCGGTCGCACCGAACTCGCCGACCGCACCGGGGAGCTGGCCGATCTGGAGCTGGAGATCCGGGAGTCGGTCTCCGAGCTGGCCGCCGAGATGCGCGACGACGTGCGCGGCGCCGCGGGCAAGCTGCGCAGCGAGATGCGGGCGGCGGCCGACGAGTCGCGCCACGTTCCCGGCGCCGCCCCCGGCACCAAGGCGCCCTTCGGCGACATCGGCGACCACGAGGCATGGCGCACCGCCAAGGACGAGCTGCGCAAGGCCAAGCAGGAGTGGAAGGAGCAGGCCCGCCGCGCCAAGGACGAGTCCCGGCGCGCCCGCCAGGACGCCCAGCAGGCCCGCCGCCAGGCGAAGGAGGCCCAGGACCGGGCGCGCGAGCAGATGCAGCAGGCCGCCCGCCAGGTCCAGGAGCACTTCGCCCGGGGCGACTGGCCGGCCGGGGTCCGCGAGGGCCTGGCCGAGATCACCGGTCGGCTGGGCGGCTTCGCCGGTACGGGGAGCTGGGGGCCGTACGCGAAGCCGGACGCCGCCAACGCCGACCCCGAGTGGGGCAGGGACGCGGGCGGCACCGGCGACCCGGCCCGCGATCTGGACCGGCTGCTCGACCGCTTCCGCGACGAGATCCGCGACGCGGCGCGGGACCACGGGGTGACGGAGGCCCAGCTCGCGGAGGTCCGCCGCCACCTGGCGACGGCAGCGGCGCAGGTGGGGGCGGTGCTGCGGGGGGACGGGGAGAAGTAG
- a CDS encoding Clp protease N-terminal domain-containing protein has product MFERFTKDARATVTGAVDHAGRTGASTVTGEHLLLALLDQEAGRASFALTALGLVDRRESVEAALAEARRRGGMSRADVDALADIGIDLTAVVSRIEEAHGEGALRDDGGRRRRAGRPAFSREAKKALEKSLRVAVGRGDRFIGGEHLLLALTATPGPVADVLAEHGATYASVERALYGDGGADGQERKAG; this is encoded by the coding sequence ATGTTCGAGCGATTCACCAAGGACGCCCGCGCCACGGTGACCGGCGCCGTGGACCATGCCGGGCGGACCGGGGCCTCCACGGTCACCGGAGAACATCTGCTGCTCGCCCTCCTCGACCAGGAAGCCGGCCGCGCCTCCTTCGCGCTCACCGCGCTGGGCCTCGTGGACCGTAGGGAGTCCGTGGAGGCCGCGCTCGCCGAGGCCCGCAGGCGCGGCGGCATGAGCAGGGCCGACGTCGACGCCCTCGCGGACATCGGCATCGACCTCACCGCCGTCGTCTCGCGCATCGAGGAGGCGCACGGCGAGGGGGCCCTGCGGGACGACGGCGGACGCCGACGCCGCGCGGGCCGCCCGGCCTTCTCCCGGGAGGCGAAGAAGGCCCTGGAGAAGTCGCTGCGCGTCGCAGTCGGGCGCGGCGACCGGTTCATCGGCGGTGAGCACCTCCTGCTGGCCCTCACCGCGACCCCCGGCCCCGTCGCCGACGTGCTCGCCGAGCACGGGGCGACGTACGCCTCCGTCGAACGCGCGCTGTACGGGGACGGCGGCGCGGACGGCCAGGAGCGCAAGGCGGGCTGA
- a CDS encoding helix-turn-helix domain-containing protein translates to MTEATDLAERAGDRDPRVGLRSVAALRRLLEQLEAVQVRSARAKGWSWQEIAAELGVSRQAVHKKYGRH, encoded by the coding sequence ATGACCGAAGCAACGGATCTCGCCGAGCGGGCGGGCGACCGCGACCCCCGGGTGGGGCTGCGGTCGGTCGCCGCGCTGCGGCGGCTGCTGGAGCAGCTGGAAGCCGTACAAGTCAGAAGCGCCCGCGCCAAGGGCTGGTCGTGGCAGGAGATCGCGGCCGAACTCGGCGTCAGCAGGCAGGCCGTGCACAAGAAGTACGGGAGGCATTGA
- a CDS encoding zinc-binding dehydrogenase — MFAAYAASLDPAHPLNGLELGDRPAPQDRPGWTTVDVRAASLNHHDLWSLRGVGLAEDKLPMILGCDAAGVDQDGNEVVLHSVIGQTGHGVGPDEPRSILTERYQGTFAERVTVPTYNVLPKPKELSFEQAACLPTAWLTAYRMLFTNAGVRPGDSVLVQGAGGGVATAAIVLGRAAGLRVYATSRDEAKRRRAVELGAVEAFEAGARLPHRVDAVIETVGAATWSHSVKSLRPGGTLVISGATSGDRPSHAELTRIFFLELKVVGSTMGSKDELEDLLAFCATTGVRPVIDAVLPLDRAREGFERLAAGDQFGKIVLTVNNG, encoded by the coding sequence ATGTTCGCCGCCTACGCAGCCAGCCTCGACCCAGCCCACCCCCTCAACGGCCTGGAGCTGGGCGACCGCCCGGCCCCGCAGGACCGGCCCGGGTGGACCACCGTGGACGTCCGGGCCGCTTCCCTCAACCACCACGACCTCTGGTCCCTGCGCGGCGTCGGCCTCGCGGAGGACAAGCTTCCGATGATCCTCGGGTGCGACGCCGCCGGGGTCGACCAGGACGGCAACGAGGTCGTCCTGCACTCCGTCATCGGCCAGACCGGGCACGGCGTCGGGCCCGACGAGCCCCGGTCCATCCTCACCGAGCGCTACCAGGGCACGTTCGCGGAGCGGGTCACCGTTCCCACGTACAACGTGCTGCCGAAGCCCAAGGAGCTGAGCTTCGAGCAGGCCGCCTGCCTGCCGACCGCCTGGCTCACCGCGTACCGGATGCTGTTCACCAACGCCGGGGTGCGCCCCGGGGACTCCGTGCTCGTGCAGGGCGCCGGCGGCGGGGTCGCGACCGCCGCGATCGTGCTCGGCCGGGCCGCCGGGCTGCGGGTCTACGCCACCAGCCGCGACGAGGCCAAGCGCAGGCGGGCCGTCGAGCTGGGCGCCGTCGAGGCGTTCGAGGCGGGCGCCCGGCTGCCGCACCGGGTGGACGCCGTCATCGAGACGGTCGGCGCCGCCACCTGGTCGCACTCCGTCAAGTCGCTGCGCCCCGGCGGCACCCTGGTCATCTCCGGCGCCACCAGCGGCGACCGCCCCTCGCACGCCGAGCTGACCCGGATCTTCTTCCTGGAGCTGAAGGTCGTCGGCTCGACCATGGGCTCCAAGGACGAGCTGGAGGACCTGCTCGCCTTCTGCGCCACCACCGGCGTCCGCCCGGTGATCGACGCGGTGCTGCCCCTGGACCGCGCCCGCGAGGGCTTCGAACGCCTCGCGGCGGGCGACCAGTTCGGGAAGATCGTACTCACTGTCAACAACGGTTGA
- a CDS encoding NAD(P)-dependent malic enzyme encodes MAAEIVNPRSDSSTDSGIDSTTDEPFDPAFALHRGGKMAVQSTVPIRDRDDLSLAYTPGVAKVCSAIAERPELVHDYTWKSQVVAVVTDGTAVLGLGDIGPEASLPVMEGKAILFKQFGGVDAVPIALATTDADEIVETVVRLAPSFGGVNLEDISAPRCFEIERKLQERLDIPVFHDDQHGTAVVTLAALRNAAKLSGRSLGDLRAVISGAGAAGVAIAKFLLEAGLGDVAVADRKGIVSRDREDLTDVKRELAELTNRAGISGPLEVALAGADVFIGVSGGTVPEAAVASMAPGAFVFAMANPNPEVHPAIAHKYASVVATGRSDYPNQINNVLAFPGIFAGALQVRASRITEGMKIAAAQALADVVGEELAAEYVIPSPFDERVAPAVTAAVAAAARAEGVARR; translated from the coding sequence ATGGCAGCGGAGATCGTCAATCCTCGCAGCGACAGCAGTACCGACAGCGGTATCGACAGCACCACCGACGAGCCGTTCGATCCGGCCTTCGCGCTCCACCGGGGCGGGAAGATGGCCGTGCAGTCCACCGTCCCGATCCGGGACCGGGACGACCTGTCCCTCGCGTACACGCCGGGCGTGGCGAAGGTGTGCAGCGCGATCGCGGAGCGGCCGGAGCTGGTCCACGACTACACCTGGAAGTCGCAGGTCGTCGCCGTCGTCACGGACGGCACGGCGGTGCTCGGCCTCGGCGACATCGGTCCCGAGGCGTCCCTCCCCGTGATGGAGGGCAAGGCCATCCTCTTCAAGCAGTTCGGCGGGGTGGACGCGGTGCCGATCGCGCTCGCGACCACCGACGCGGACGAGATCGTGGAGACCGTCGTCCGGCTCGCCCCCTCCTTCGGCGGGGTGAACCTGGAGGACATCTCGGCGCCGCGCTGCTTCGAGATCGAGCGCAAGCTCCAGGAGCGGCTGGACATCCCGGTCTTCCACGACGACCAGCACGGCACGGCCGTCGTCACGCTGGCCGCCCTGCGCAACGCCGCGAAGCTGTCCGGGCGCAGCCTGGGCGACCTGCGCGCGGTGATCTCCGGCGCCGGTGCGGCGGGCGTGGCCATCGCCAAGTTCCTGCTGGAGGCGGGGCTCGGCGACGTGGCCGTCGCGGACCGCAAGGGCATCGTCAGCCGGGACCGCGAGGACCTGACCGACGTCAAGCGCGAGCTGGCGGAGCTCACGAACCGGGCGGGCATCTCGGGCCCCCTGGAGGTCGCGCTGGCCGGCGCGGACGTCTTCATCGGCGTTTCCGGCGGTACGGTGCCGGAGGCGGCGGTCGCGTCGATGGCACCGGGGGCCTTCGTCTTCGCGATGGCCAACCCGAACCCGGAGGTCCACCCGGCCATCGCCCACAAGTACGCGTCCGTCGTGGCGACGGGGCGGTCGGACTACCCGAACCAGATCAACAACGTGCTGGCCTTCCCCGGGATCTTCGCGGGGGCGTTGCAGGTGCGGGCTTCGCGGATCACGGAGGGGATGAAGATCGCGGCCGCCCAGGCGTTGGCCGACGTCGTCGGCGAGGAGCTGGCGGCGGAGTACGTGATTCCGTCGCCGTTCGATGAGCGGGTTGCTCCGGCGGTGACGGCCGCGGTGGCCGCGGCGGCCCGCGCGGAGGGCGTGGCCCGCCGCTGA